The Pecten maximus chromosome 11, xPecMax1.1, whole genome shotgun sequence genome has a segment encoding these proteins:
- the LOC117337607 gene encoding uncharacterized protein LOC117337607 isoform X2, whose amino-acid sequence METQRNYDVQAAERIFRKVVHPGLDSMRIVDRNGAPITSAPSGYTNYLRNKAFTLSPRGVPTRISNHVYSGQHTHVSRYGSSVPGSDSPEMYVMQASNGVKSAKLNRPYTHSSILPSRKRAMSNTSKATHSMQTSRTTSGRNATKWYFDMTMPGEKRQMKSAQSEHWNKSEQGQRLNREWSSVSDSRALKRSSEILSHRVDRMYFMNGNNIRLQPKYHVDEEELLQLRDASKSRQSIHHPRRIIRPSVNFEDNYQESVRNSSPSQSIEDVPPPATPPATPPVTPPIKSLPKRPMSSCQMCNHTQNKSIPESVSEESGIQDDDWQEEDIEVAKGEPDDIQGLNNSRPVSKIDIKHLQVKDGPVNIIDILSHGEMQALGDCMVKLLESYPQKKKVLHTDEDRIFKVGLKQQRIRNNRRHSGYPNIHTQNYKKISHSAPVPKSGRSADHTAMKQSSGYKNVNLDNMLQKFPKRRPNSRMKRCQTAEPVECDCRKTLPGCGLSFKLNGTQAPIFVKIPHSDAKNLHSESHRVQIYH is encoded by the exons ATGGAAACGCAGAGAAACTATG ATGTTCAGGCTGCGGAGCGGATATTCCGCAAGGTGGTTCACCCAGGACTGGACTCCATGCGAATTGTGGACAGGAATGGTGCACCCATTACCAGTGCCCCATCTGGGTACACCAATTACCTAAGAAACAAGGCCTTCACGCTGAGTCCGCGAGGCGTACCCACAAGGATCTCAAACCATGTCTATAGTGGCCAGCACACACACGTATCCAGATACGGCTCATCG GTGCCAGGATCGGACTCACCTGAAATGTATGTGATGCAGGCCAGTAATGG agtGAAATCGGCAAAACTAAACCGGCCGTACACTCATTCATCAATTCTCCCCTCCAGGAAGCGTGCAATGTCCAATACCTCCAAGGCTACCCATTCTATGCAGACGTCACGAACCACCTCTGGCCGAAATGCG ACAAAATGGTATTTCGACATG ACCATGCCTGGAGAGAAACGCCAGATGAAATCTGCTCAAAGTGAGCACTGGAACAAAAGCGAACAAGGACAGCGTCTCAACCGAGAATGGTCCAGTGTTTCCGACAGCCGTGCCCTGAAGAGGTCATCAGAG ATTCTGTCACACCGAGTAGATCGCATGTACTTTATGAATGGAAATAACATCCGACTCCAGCCCAAGTACCATGTGGACGAGGAAGAGCTCCTGCAACTTCGCGATGCCTCCAAGTCACGCCAGAGCATACATCATCCACG GAGGATCATACGACCAAGTGTCAATTTTGAGGACAACTATCAAGAGTCTGTGCGTAACTCCTCCCCCTCTCAGTCCATCGAGGATGTCCCGCCTCCAGCCACGCCCCCAGCTACACCACCTGTCACGCCCCCTATCAAATCTCTCCCCAAACGCCCAATGTCTAGTTGTCAGATGTGTAACCACACCCAAAACAAGTCCATACCTGAATCGGTCAGTGAGGAATCCGGTATCCAAGATGATGATTGGCAGGAGGAGGACATTGAGGTGGCCAAAGGCGAACCAGATGACATTCAGGGGCTTAACAACTCACGACCGGTCAgtaaaatagatataaaacatcTGCAGGTCAAGGATGGACCGGTCAACATCATCGACATCCTGTCACATGGTGAGATGCAAGCATTAGGAGACTGCATGGTCAAACTGCTGGAAAGTTACCCACAGAAAAAGAAAGTGCTCCATACAGACGAGGATAGGATTTTCAAAGTTGGGCTTAAACAGCAAAGGATTCGTAACAACAGAAGACATTCTGGTTATCCCAATATCCACACACAGAACTATAAGAAAATCTCTCACTCTGCTCCTGTTCCTAAAAGTGGCCGAAGTGCTGACCACACGGCTATGAAACAAAGTAGCGGCTACAAAAATGTCAACCTTGACAATATGCTTCAGAAGTTTCCCAAGAGAAGACCAAATAGTAGAATGAAAAGGTGTCAAACTGCCGAACCCGTGGAATGTGACTGTCGTAAAACTTTGCCAGGGTGCGGGCTATCATTCAAACTTAATGGCACGCAGGCACCAATCTTCGTCAAAATTCCACACAGTGATGCTAAGAATTTACATTCAGAATCTCATCGAGTACAaatttatcattga
- the LOC117337607 gene encoding kinesin-related protein 4-like isoform X3, with amino-acid sequence MSKYIGLEEVFTISTPYRTDVQAAERIFRKVVHPGLDSMRIVDRNGAPITSAPSGYTNYLRNKAFTLSPRGVPTRISNHVYSGQHTHVSRYGSSVPGSDSPEMYVMQASNGVKSAKLNRPYTHSSILPSRKRAMSNTSKATHSMQTSRTTSGRNATKWYFDMTMPGEKRQMKSAQSEHWNKSEQGQRLNREWSSVSDSRALKRSSEILSHRVDRMYFMNGNNIRLQPKYHVDEEELLQLRDASKSRQSIHHPRPKLKNGVVKMPSCGPSSRMSSHRGLNSGKSKASVDQGTEKTDRAKSLENIMTTRKMDNEINRGKSPLHGWDNDGDREEDLSVKGEIIRKKSFHEDQISAGINESASVTHRSDKASVKNEGKDGKDAETVEDEFDKPERADGRQNPEDVVNTDNNVVAVDDKNEEEKNDEEKDNEEDENWKIRKTEEEEKKRLNQSKEEDNIEGIDERVDDNEKIIDENTKEDDKEKDVVQNEGVSNNEQEAAEETSKEEKVEDEVSEEKVNDENADEPQ; translated from the exons ATGAGTAAGTATATAGGCCTggaggaagtgttcactatctCAACACCTTATCGGACTG ATGTTCAGGCTGCGGAGCGGATATTCCGCAAGGTGGTTCACCCAGGACTGGACTCCATGCGAATTGTGGACAGGAATGGTGCACCCATTACCAGTGCCCCATCTGGGTACACCAATTACCTAAGAAACAAGGCCTTCACGCTGAGTCCGCGAGGCGTACCCACAAGGATCTCAAACCATGTCTATAGTGGCCAGCACACACACGTATCCAGATACGGCTCATCG GTGCCAGGATCGGACTCACCTGAAATGTATGTGATGCAGGCCAGTAATGG agtGAAATCGGCAAAACTAAACCGGCCGTACACTCATTCATCAATTCTCCCCTCCAGGAAGCGTGCAATGTCCAATACCTCCAAGGCTACCCATTCTATGCAGACGTCACGAACCACCTCTGGCCGAAATGCG ACAAAATGGTATTTCGACATG ACCATGCCTGGAGAGAAACGCCAGATGAAATCTGCTCAAAGTGAGCACTGGAACAAAAGCGAACAAGGACAGCGTCTCAACCGAGAATGGTCCAGTGTTTCCGACAGCCGTGCCCTGAAGAGGTCATCAGAG ATTCTGTCACACCGAGTAGATCGCATGTACTTTATGAATGGAAATAACATCCGACTCCAGCCCAAGTACCATGTGGACGAGGAAGAGCTCCTGCAACTTCGCGATGCCTCCAAGTCACGCCAGAGCATACATCATCCACG TCCAAAACTAAAGAATGG GGTTGTTAAAATGCCATCCTG CGGTCCATCATCTAGGATGTCCAGCCATCGCGGCCTAAACAGTGGAAAGTCCAAG GCGTCTGTGGATCAAGGTACAGAGAAAACAGATAGGGCCAAAAGTCTTG AGAATATTATGACAACAAGGAAAATG gataatgaaataaatagagGCAAGAGTCCTCTCCATGGCTGGGACAATGACGGCGACAGGGAGGAGGATTTAAGTGTGAAGGGGGAGATAATTCGTAAAAAATCCTTCCATGAAGATCAGATTTCTGCCGGAATCAATGAGAGTGCTTCAGTTACTCATCGGTCAGATAAAGCATCTGTGAAAAACGAAGGCAAAGATGGAAAAGATGCTGAAACGGTGGAAGACGAATTCGACAAACCGGAAAGAGCAGATGGACGACAAAATCCAGAGGATGTTGTAAATACAGATAATAATGTGGTTGCTGTAGATGATAAGAATGAGGAAGAGAAAAATGATGAAGAGAAAGACAATGAGGAAGATGAAAATTGGAAAATAAGGAAAACAGAGGAGGAGGAGAAAAAGAGGTTAAATCAGAGCAAAGAAGAGGACAATATTGAGGGAATAGATGAAAGAGTTGATGACAATGAAAAAATTATAGATGAAAATACAAAAGAGGATGATAAAGAAAAGGATGTGGTTCAGAATGAAGGTGTTAGTAATAATGAACAAGAGGCAGCAGAGGAAACCTCTAAAGAGGAAAAGGTCGAAGATGAGGTATCGGAGGAAAAGGTTAATGATGAAAATGCTGATGAACCACAATAA
- the LOC117337607 gene encoding altered inheritance of mitochondria protein 44-like isoform X5 has product MSKYIGLEEVFTISTPYRTDVQAAERIFRKVVHPGLDSMRIVDRNGAPITSAPSGYTNYLRNKAFTLSPRGVPTRISNHVYSGQHTHVSRYGSSVPGSDSPEMYVMQASNGVKSAKLNRPYTHSSILPSRKRAMSNTSKATHSMQTSRTTSGRNATKWYFDMTMPGEKRQMKSAQSEHWNKSEQGQRLNREWSSVSDSRALKRSSEILSHRVDRMYFMNGNNIRLQPKYHVDEEELLQLRDASKSRQSIHHPRGPSSRMSSHRGLNSGKSKASVDQGTEKTDRAKSLENIMTTRKMDNEINRGKSPLHGWDNDGDREEDLSVKGEIIRKKSFHEDQISAGINESASVTHRSDKASVKNEGKDGKDAETVEDEFDKPERADGRQNPEDVVNTDNNVVAVDDKNEEEKNDEEKDNEEDENWKIRKTEEEEKKRLNQSKEEDNIEGIDERVDDNEKIIDENTKEDDKEKDVVQNEGVSNNEQEAAEETSKEEKVEDEVSEEKVNDENADEPQ; this is encoded by the exons ATGAGTAAGTATATAGGCCTggaggaagtgttcactatctCAACACCTTATCGGACTG ATGTTCAGGCTGCGGAGCGGATATTCCGCAAGGTGGTTCACCCAGGACTGGACTCCATGCGAATTGTGGACAGGAATGGTGCACCCATTACCAGTGCCCCATCTGGGTACACCAATTACCTAAGAAACAAGGCCTTCACGCTGAGTCCGCGAGGCGTACCCACAAGGATCTCAAACCATGTCTATAGTGGCCAGCACACACACGTATCCAGATACGGCTCATCG GTGCCAGGATCGGACTCACCTGAAATGTATGTGATGCAGGCCAGTAATGG agtGAAATCGGCAAAACTAAACCGGCCGTACACTCATTCATCAATTCTCCCCTCCAGGAAGCGTGCAATGTCCAATACCTCCAAGGCTACCCATTCTATGCAGACGTCACGAACCACCTCTGGCCGAAATGCG ACAAAATGGTATTTCGACATG ACCATGCCTGGAGAGAAACGCCAGATGAAATCTGCTCAAAGTGAGCACTGGAACAAAAGCGAACAAGGACAGCGTCTCAACCGAGAATGGTCCAGTGTTTCCGACAGCCGTGCCCTGAAGAGGTCATCAGAG ATTCTGTCACACCGAGTAGATCGCATGTACTTTATGAATGGAAATAACATCCGACTCCAGCCCAAGTACCATGTGGACGAGGAAGAGCTCCTGCAACTTCGCGATGCCTCCAAGTCACGCCAGAGCATACATCATCCACG CGGTCCATCATCTAGGATGTCCAGCCATCGCGGCCTAAACAGTGGAAAGTCCAAG GCGTCTGTGGATCAAGGTACAGAGAAAACAGATAGGGCCAAAAGTCTTG AGAATATTATGACAACAAGGAAAATG gataatgaaataaatagagGCAAGAGTCCTCTCCATGGCTGGGACAATGACGGCGACAGGGAGGAGGATTTAAGTGTGAAGGGGGAGATAATTCGTAAAAAATCCTTCCATGAAGATCAGATTTCTGCCGGAATCAATGAGAGTGCTTCAGTTACTCATCGGTCAGATAAAGCATCTGTGAAAAACGAAGGCAAAGATGGAAAAGATGCTGAAACGGTGGAAGACGAATTCGACAAACCGGAAAGAGCAGATGGACGACAAAATCCAGAGGATGTTGTAAATACAGATAATAATGTGGTTGCTGTAGATGATAAGAATGAGGAAGAGAAAAATGATGAAGAGAAAGACAATGAGGAAGATGAAAATTGGAAAATAAGGAAAACAGAGGAGGAGGAGAAAAAGAGGTTAAATCAGAGCAAAGAAGAGGACAATATTGAGGGAATAGATGAAAGAGTTGATGACAATGAAAAAATTATAGATGAAAATACAAAAGAGGATGATAAAGAAAAGGATGTGGTTCAGAATGAAGGTGTTAGTAATAATGAACAAGAGGCAGCAGAGGAAACCTCTAAAGAGGAAAAGGTCGAAGATGAGGTATCGGAGGAAAAGGTTAATGATGAAAATGCTGATGAACCACAATAA
- the LOC117337607 gene encoding uncharacterized protein LOC117337607 isoform X1 translates to MSKYIGLEEVFTISTPYRTDVQAAERIFRKVVHPGLDSMRIVDRNGAPITSAPSGYTNYLRNKAFTLSPRGVPTRISNHVYSGQHTHVSRYGSSVPGSDSPEMYVMQASNGVKSAKLNRPYTHSSILPSRKRAMSNTSKATHSMQTSRTTSGRNATMPGEKRQMKSAQSEHWNKSEQGQRLNREWSSVSDSRALKRSSEILSHRVDRMYFMNGNNIRLQPKYHVDEEELLQLRDASKSRQSIHHPRRIIRPSVNFEDNYQESVRNSSPSQSIEDVPPPATPPATPPVTPPIKSLPKRPMSSCQMCNHTQNKSIPESVSEESGIQDDDWQEEDIEVAKGEPDDIQGLNNSRPVSKIDIKHLQVKDGPVNIIDILSHGEMQALGDCMVKLLESYPQKKKVLHTDEDRIFKVGLKQQRIRNNRRHSGYPNIHTQNYKKISHSAPVPKSGRSADHTAMKQSSGYKNVNLDNMLQKFPKRRPNSRMKRCQTAEPVECDCRKTLPGCGLSFKLNGTQAPIFVKIPHSDAKNLHSESHRVQIYH, encoded by the exons ATGAGTAAGTATATAGGCCTggaggaagtgttcactatctCAACACCTTATCGGACTG ATGTTCAGGCTGCGGAGCGGATATTCCGCAAGGTGGTTCACCCAGGACTGGACTCCATGCGAATTGTGGACAGGAATGGTGCACCCATTACCAGTGCCCCATCTGGGTACACCAATTACCTAAGAAACAAGGCCTTCACGCTGAGTCCGCGAGGCGTACCCACAAGGATCTCAAACCATGTCTATAGTGGCCAGCACACACACGTATCCAGATACGGCTCATCG GTGCCAGGATCGGACTCACCTGAAATGTATGTGATGCAGGCCAGTAATGG agtGAAATCGGCAAAACTAAACCGGCCGTACACTCATTCATCAATTCTCCCCTCCAGGAAGCGTGCAATGTCCAATACCTCCAAGGCTACCCATTCTATGCAGACGTCACGAACCACCTCTGGCCGAAATGCG ACCATGCCTGGAGAGAAACGCCAGATGAAATCTGCTCAAAGTGAGCACTGGAACAAAAGCGAACAAGGACAGCGTCTCAACCGAGAATGGTCCAGTGTTTCCGACAGCCGTGCCCTGAAGAGGTCATCAGAG ATTCTGTCACACCGAGTAGATCGCATGTACTTTATGAATGGAAATAACATCCGACTCCAGCCCAAGTACCATGTGGACGAGGAAGAGCTCCTGCAACTTCGCGATGCCTCCAAGTCACGCCAGAGCATACATCATCCACG GAGGATCATACGACCAAGTGTCAATTTTGAGGACAACTATCAAGAGTCTGTGCGTAACTCCTCCCCCTCTCAGTCCATCGAGGATGTCCCGCCTCCAGCCACGCCCCCAGCTACACCACCTGTCACGCCCCCTATCAAATCTCTCCCCAAACGCCCAATGTCTAGTTGTCAGATGTGTAACCACACCCAAAACAAGTCCATACCTGAATCGGTCAGTGAGGAATCCGGTATCCAAGATGATGATTGGCAGGAGGAGGACATTGAGGTGGCCAAAGGCGAACCAGATGACATTCAGGGGCTTAACAACTCACGACCGGTCAgtaaaatagatataaaacatcTGCAGGTCAAGGATGGACCGGTCAACATCATCGACATCCTGTCACATGGTGAGATGCAAGCATTAGGAGACTGCATGGTCAAACTGCTGGAAAGTTACCCACAGAAAAAGAAAGTGCTCCATACAGACGAGGATAGGATTTTCAAAGTTGGGCTTAAACAGCAAAGGATTCGTAACAACAGAAGACATTCTGGTTATCCCAATATCCACACACAGAACTATAAGAAAATCTCTCACTCTGCTCCTGTTCCTAAAAGTGGCCGAAGTGCTGACCACACGGCTATGAAACAAAGTAGCGGCTACAAAAATGTCAACCTTGACAATATGCTTCAGAAGTTTCCCAAGAGAAGACCAAATAGTAGAATGAAAAGGTGTCAAACTGCCGAACCCGTGGAATGTGACTGTCGTAAAACTTTGCCAGGGTGCGGGCTATCATTCAAACTTAATGGCACGCAGGCACCAATCTTCGTCAAAATTCCACACAGTGATGCTAAGAATTTACATTCAGAATCTCATCGAGTACAaatttatcattga
- the LOC117337607 gene encoding altered inheritance of mitochondria protein 44-like isoform X4: MSKYIGLEEVFTISTPYRTDVQAAERIFRKVVHPGLDSMRIVDRNGAPITSAPSGYTNYLRNKAFTLSPRGVPTRISNHVYSGQHTHVSRYGSSVPGSDSPEMYVMQASNGVKSAKLNRPYTHSSILPSRKRAMSNTSKATHSMQTSRTTSGRNATKWYFDMTMPGEKRQMKSAQSEHWNKSEQGQRLNREWSSVSDSRALKRSSEILSHRVDRMYFMNGNNIRLQPKYHVDEEELLQLRDASKSRQSIHHPRVVKMPSCGPSSRMSSHRGLNSGKSKASVDQGTEKTDRAKSLENIMTTRKMDNEINRGKSPLHGWDNDGDREEDLSVKGEIIRKKSFHEDQISAGINESASVTHRSDKASVKNEGKDGKDAETVEDEFDKPERADGRQNPEDVVNTDNNVVAVDDKNEEEKNDEEKDNEEDENWKIRKTEEEEKKRLNQSKEEDNIEGIDERVDDNEKIIDENTKEDDKEKDVVQNEGVSNNEQEAAEETSKEEKVEDEVSEEKVNDENADEPQ, from the exons ATGAGTAAGTATATAGGCCTggaggaagtgttcactatctCAACACCTTATCGGACTG ATGTTCAGGCTGCGGAGCGGATATTCCGCAAGGTGGTTCACCCAGGACTGGACTCCATGCGAATTGTGGACAGGAATGGTGCACCCATTACCAGTGCCCCATCTGGGTACACCAATTACCTAAGAAACAAGGCCTTCACGCTGAGTCCGCGAGGCGTACCCACAAGGATCTCAAACCATGTCTATAGTGGCCAGCACACACACGTATCCAGATACGGCTCATCG GTGCCAGGATCGGACTCACCTGAAATGTATGTGATGCAGGCCAGTAATGG agtGAAATCGGCAAAACTAAACCGGCCGTACACTCATTCATCAATTCTCCCCTCCAGGAAGCGTGCAATGTCCAATACCTCCAAGGCTACCCATTCTATGCAGACGTCACGAACCACCTCTGGCCGAAATGCG ACAAAATGGTATTTCGACATG ACCATGCCTGGAGAGAAACGCCAGATGAAATCTGCTCAAAGTGAGCACTGGAACAAAAGCGAACAAGGACAGCGTCTCAACCGAGAATGGTCCAGTGTTTCCGACAGCCGTGCCCTGAAGAGGTCATCAGAG ATTCTGTCACACCGAGTAGATCGCATGTACTTTATGAATGGAAATAACATCCGACTCCAGCCCAAGTACCATGTGGACGAGGAAGAGCTCCTGCAACTTCGCGATGCCTCCAAGTCACGCCAGAGCATACATCATCCACG GGTTGTTAAAATGCCATCCTG CGGTCCATCATCTAGGATGTCCAGCCATCGCGGCCTAAACAGTGGAAAGTCCAAG GCGTCTGTGGATCAAGGTACAGAGAAAACAGATAGGGCCAAAAGTCTTG AGAATATTATGACAACAAGGAAAATG gataatgaaataaatagagGCAAGAGTCCTCTCCATGGCTGGGACAATGACGGCGACAGGGAGGAGGATTTAAGTGTGAAGGGGGAGATAATTCGTAAAAAATCCTTCCATGAAGATCAGATTTCTGCCGGAATCAATGAGAGTGCTTCAGTTACTCATCGGTCAGATAAAGCATCTGTGAAAAACGAAGGCAAAGATGGAAAAGATGCTGAAACGGTGGAAGACGAATTCGACAAACCGGAAAGAGCAGATGGACGACAAAATCCAGAGGATGTTGTAAATACAGATAATAATGTGGTTGCTGTAGATGATAAGAATGAGGAAGAGAAAAATGATGAAGAGAAAGACAATGAGGAAGATGAAAATTGGAAAATAAGGAAAACAGAGGAGGAGGAGAAAAAGAGGTTAAATCAGAGCAAAGAAGAGGACAATATTGAGGGAATAGATGAAAGAGTTGATGACAATGAAAAAATTATAGATGAAAATACAAAAGAGGATGATAAAGAAAAGGATGTGGTTCAGAATGAAGGTGTTAGTAATAATGAACAAGAGGCAGCAGAGGAAACCTCTAAAGAGGAAAAGGTCGAAGATGAGGTATCGGAGGAAAAGGTTAATGATGAAAATGCTGATGAACCACAATAA